A single genomic interval of Chryseobacterium paludis harbors:
- a CDS encoding DMT family transporter — translation MHKLALFRLHLIIFLWGFTAILGKLIHANAQVLVFYRMLFAAICLYAYIRIYKKESIKVSRKIFFQLAAIGTAMAIHWFCFFYSIKVSNVSIALSCLSLSTLFASILEPIIFKRKIDVSEVIMGIVIVACILLIFKTEFQYKEGILYGVLCAIFGTVFSVFNGKMFGKTSSGNIIFYEIFCGWAVLLIFYLFSGQIFQMDEINYRDIALICLLASVFTAFPMLESVNLMKYISPFTLILTVNLEPVYGIILAFFIFGESEHMSPIFYIASFVMILAIIANGLIKARKQKKTN, via the coding sequence ATGCATAAATTAGCACTTTTCAGATTGCATTTAATTATATTTTTATGGGGGTTCACTGCAATCTTGGGAAAATTAATTCATGCCAATGCACAAGTTCTTGTATTTTACAGAATGCTATTTGCAGCCATTTGCCTATACGCCTATATAAGAATCTATAAAAAGGAAAGTATAAAGGTTTCAAGGAAAATATTTTTTCAATTGGCGGCCATAGGAACTGCAATGGCTATCCATTGGTTTTGTTTCTTCTATTCCATTAAAGTCTCGAATGTTTCCATAGCTTTAAGCTGTTTATCGTTATCAACTCTTTTTGCTTCGATATTAGAACCTATTATCTTTAAACGAAAGATCGATGTTTCAGAAGTTATCATGGGAATAGTCATAGTGGCTTGTATTCTTTTAATTTTTAAAACAGAGTTTCAATATAAAGAGGGAATTCTCTACGGGGTATTATGTGCAATTTTCGGGACTGTCTTTTCAGTCTTTAATGGTAAAATGTTTGGAAAAACAAGTTCAGGAAATATCATTTTTTATGAAATTTTCTGTGGTTGGGCAGTTTTGTTGATATTTTATTTGTTTTCGGGACAAATTTTTCAAATGGATGAAATAAACTATAGGGATATTGCGTTAATATGCTTGTTAGCAAGTGTTTTTACGGCTTTTCCAATGTTGGAATCGGTTAATTTAATGAAGTATATTTCTCCGTTTACACTAATTTTAACAGTTAATTTAGAACCAGTTTACGGAATTATACTAGCTTTTTTTATCTTTGGCGAATCAGAACATATGAGCCCTATATTTTATATAGCATCATTTGTTATGATATTGGCAATTATAGCCAATGGATTGATAAAAGCCAGAAAACAAAAAAAAACTAATTAA
- a CDS encoding fasciclin domain-containing protein: MNTRSKIAVFGMVTLSFVLSGKVTAQTMKEKTVMVGGAAMYPSKNIIENAVNSKDHKTLVAAVKAAGLVETLQGSGPFTVLAPTDAAFAKLPKGTVENLVKPENKEMLTKILTYHVLAGKYSAKEIWAAVKAGNGKSMMKTVEGEDVTFWTKGKDLYIKDAKGNSAKVTIADVNQSNGVIHVIDTVLMP; this comes from the coding sequence ATGAACACAAGATCAAAAATCGCCGTATTCGGAATGGTCACTTTATCATTCGTATTAAGTGGGAAGGTAACAGCACAAACAATGAAAGAAAAAACAGTAATGGTAGGTGGGGCTGCTATGTATCCCTCAAAAAATATCATTGAAAATGCTGTAAACTCTAAAGATCATAAAACATTAGTAGCTGCAGTGAAAGCCGCTGGATTGGTAGAAACTTTACAAGGAAGTGGACCTTTTACTGTCCTGGCTCCTACTGATGCTGCATTTGCTAAACTTCCAAAAGGAACGGTAGAAAATCTGGTGAAGCCTGAGAATAAAGAAATGCTCACTAAGATTTTAACCTATCATGTACTCGCTGGAAAGTACAGTGCTAAAGAAATTTGGGCCGCTGTAAAAGCTGGAAATGGGAAAAGTATGATGAAGACTGTAGAAGGTGAAGATGTCACATTCTGGACGAAAGGTAAAGATCTTTATATTAAAGATGCAAAGGGTAACAGTGCAAAAGTTACTATCGCAGACGTCAATCAATCCAATGGAGTAATTCATGTCATAGACACTGTTTTAATGCCATAG
- a CDS encoding putative type IX sorting system protein PorV2 — translation MMKKYLLFLFSLLFGMSQSQIIRKYSNEFLNIGAGARGLAMGGAVISNQDDVYSPMWNPAGLMSIERDWQGAAMHAEYFESIAKYDYLAYAKVLEEGVFGVSVVRLGVDNILNTTQMIDAEGNIDYDKITKFSQSDYAAILSYAFHPAGNTKLDVGVNAKIVYRNVGKFASGYGFGFDVGAIYKADNGWKFGGMLRDATTTVNFWSINQKELSTVVNGEEFNPAPKDKMELTMPKLNVGASKIFEINSSIYVLPEAGINVDFAKTAALVSTDFASITPYAGAELGYQKMIFVRLGVNRFQSITDIEDLKRKVSFQPSAGLGIRYRGLTLDYAITNSGIGGSNFYSNFFSLKLDMGTFRND, via the coding sequence ATGATGAAAAAATATCTATTATTTTTATTTTCACTGTTATTCGGGATGTCTCAATCCCAAATTATCAGGAAATATTCCAATGAATTTCTAAATATTGGAGCAGGAGCAAGAGGACTGGCTATGGGAGGTGCTGTGATTTCAAACCAGGATGATGTCTACTCTCCAATGTGGAATCCCGCAGGTTTAATGTCAATCGAAAGAGACTGGCAGGGTGCTGCAATGCATGCTGAATATTTCGAATCCATTGCTAAATATGATTATCTGGCTTATGCAAAAGTATTGGAAGAAGGAGTTTTTGGAGTTTCAGTTGTTAGACTTGGTGTTGATAATATCTTGAATACAACTCAAATGATTGATGCTGAAGGTAATATTGATTATGATAAAATCACGAAATTCTCACAATCTGATTATGCTGCAATACTTTCTTATGCTTTTCATCCAGCGGGAAATACAAAATTAGATGTAGGAGTAAATGCGAAAATAGTATATAGAAATGTTGGGAAATTTGCCAGCGGATACGGATTTGGTTTCGATGTTGGAGCCATTTATAAGGCAGATAATGGCTGGAAGTTTGGCGGCATGCTTCGCGATGCTACAACAACAGTTAACTTCTGGAGTATTAATCAAAAAGAATTATCTACAGTTGTTAATGGTGAGGAATTTAACCCGGCACCCAAAGATAAGATGGAACTTACGATGCCCAAGCTTAATGTAGGAGCTAGTAAGATATTTGAAATTAACAGCAGTATATACGTTTTACCGGAAGCTGGAATAAATGTAGATTTTGCTAAAACTGCGGCTCTGGTTTCAACAGATTTTGCTAGTATTACACCTTATGCCGGAGCTGAACTAGGTTATCAGAAAATGATCTTTGTAAGACTAGGGGTAAATCGTTTCCAGTCTATTACGGATATTGAAGATTTAAAAAGAAAAGTTTCTTTTCAACCGAGTGCTGGTTTAGGTATTAGATACAGGGGACTTACTTTAGATTATGCGATTACAAACTCGGGAATTGGAGGATCTAACTTCTATTCTAATTTCTTTTCCCTAAAGCTAGATATGGGAACATTTAGAAATGATTAA